A portion of the Bacteroides faecium genome contains these proteins:
- a CDS encoding phage portal protein, translating to MPLTLEEILALPDIGQKISYLKKGRKTELPDRCKLWDDWNPERHEIMVDKERYPDRKVLEKEAEKVFDEKTGKTYEIEAQYKTEPVNRISIPLEQDIVNIQTAFTVGTEPSIDCTPTDDDEKKLLDAVKAVFKSNKIKYQNKKIVRSWLSEQEVAEYWYATDDDSFWAKFWKKVKTTFGGKVKPTKKLKSVLWSPFRGDKLYPFFNDEGKMIAFSREYKKRLMDDSEIICFMTITDKMVYQWDLSKGYEERTTFAHGFPKLPVDYAYRPEAYCTKINTFRVRLEKLLSNYADCIDYHFFPILELIGEVIGFTGKTKDRTVKLEGEGAGARYLTWDQVPDTIKFEAETLTNMAYDMSNTPRISFETLKGIGKASGTAFRFMFMGAHMAVENHAEVIGEFMQRRVNFIVSALGAINPSEFSKASQTIDIETDLVPYMIDDLNDKVTTAVSAVSGGVWSRREGIMFAGNADRIDEELKEIEEEQATKNTKTGEIGQKNAS from the coding sequence ATGCCATTAACGCTTGAAGAAATATTAGCATTGCCTGACATCGGGCAGAAAATAAGCTACTTGAAGAAAGGTAGAAAAACCGAGCTTCCTGACCGTTGCAAATTGTGGGACGACTGGAATCCGGAGCGCCACGAAATCATGGTGGATAAAGAGAGGTATCCGGATAGAAAAGTGCTTGAAAAGGAAGCAGAGAAGGTTTTCGATGAAAAGACCGGCAAGACCTACGAGATTGAAGCGCAATACAAGACCGAACCGGTGAACCGTATCTCCATACCCCTGGAGCAGGACATCGTGAACATTCAAACGGCTTTCACTGTAGGCACCGAACCTTCAATAGATTGTACTCCAACAGATGATGATGAAAAGAAGCTGCTGGATGCTGTCAAGGCTGTATTCAAGTCCAATAAAATCAAGTATCAGAACAAAAAAATAGTTCGTTCCTGGTTATCCGAGCAAGAGGTAGCCGAGTATTGGTATGCGACCGATGATGATTCGTTTTGGGCAAAGTTCTGGAAAAAGGTTAAGACTACCTTTGGAGGCAAGGTAAAACCTACCAAGAAGTTGAAAAGCGTGTTATGGTCACCATTCCGAGGTGATAAACTTTATCCGTTTTTCAACGATGAAGGTAAGATGATAGCTTTCTCCCGTGAGTACAAGAAAAGGCTCATGGATGATTCGGAAATTATCTGCTTTATGACTATTACGGACAAGATGGTTTACCAGTGGGATTTATCCAAGGGTTATGAGGAAAGAACAACTTTCGCTCATGGATTCCCAAAGCTTCCTGTAGATTACGCTTATCGCCCCGAAGCATACTGTACGAAGATTAATACCTTCCGGGTAAGGTTGGAGAAACTTCTTTCTAACTATGCCGATTGTATAGATTATCATTTCTTTCCCATTTTGGAATTGATTGGTGAGGTAATCGGATTCACAGGCAAGACAAAAGATAGAACAGTAAAACTGGAAGGAGAAGGAGCCGGTGCGCGGTATCTGACATGGGACCAAGTTCCAGATACGATTAAATTTGAAGCCGAAACCCTTACCAACATGGCATATGATATGTCAAACACTCCACGCATTTCTTTTGAGACACTAAAAGGTATTGGCAAGGCTTCCGGTACAGCTTTTCGTTTCATGTTTATGGGAGCGCATATGGCAGTCGAAAATCATGCTGAGGTAATAGGCGAGTTTATGCAAAGACGTGTAAATTTCATAGTTTCCGCTTTAGGGGCTATCAATCCATCCGAGTTTAGTAAGGCATCCCAAACCATCGACATTGAAACAGATTTGGTTCCATATATGATTGATGATTTGAATGACAAGGTTACTACTGCTGTTTCTGCTGTCAGTGGTGGAGTATGGTCCAGGCGTGAGGGGATTATGTTTGCTGGAAATGCTGATAGAATTGATGAAGAGTTGAAAGAAATCGAGGAAGAACAGGCAACTAAAAATACTAAAACCGGAGAAATAGGACAGAAAAATGCTTCGTAG